A window of the Cannabis sativa cultivar Pink pepper isolate KNU-18-1 chromosome X, ASM2916894v1, whole genome shotgun sequence genome harbors these coding sequences:
- the LOC115702454 gene encoding probable carbohydrate esterase At4g34215, translating to MIEPLFFWLFSLISISKVAIGTSIPIDIFVLAGQSNMAGRGGVTHGAWDHYAPPECSPNSQILRLSAKLKWESAHEPLHADIDSGKACGVGPGMAFANEVVRARGPSVVVGLVPCAVGGTRIRQWARGTPLYSRLLSRAKQSLKKGGTIRAVLWFQGESDTVRTSDAEAYGGNMEKFIIDIRSDLNIPNLLIIQVAIASGEGQYIEEVRKAQLQLSLPNVKCVDAKGLNLKPDKLHLTTTSEVQLGVKLANAFLAS from the exons ATGATTGAACCGTTATTTTTCTGGTTATTCTCTCTAATATCGATTTCTAAGGTGGCCATAGGGACCTCTATTCCGATAGACATTTTCGTATTAGCAGGACAGAGCAACATGGCCGGCCGAGGTGGTGTTACACATGGCGCATGGGACCATTATGCCCCACCGGAATGCAGCCCCAATAGCCAGATACTTAGGCTAAGCGCTAAACTAAAATGGGAGAGTGCCCACGAGCCACTCCACGCGGACATCGACTCCGGAAAGGCTTGTGGGGTTGGACCCGGGATGGCCTTCGCCAACGAGGTGGTTAGAGCCAGAGGGCCAAGCGTCGTGGTGGGACTGGTCCCTTGTGCTGTTGGTGGGACACGAATTAGGCAGTGGGCCCGAGGAACTCCGCTCTACTCTAGGCTGCTTAGCAGGGCCAAACAATCATTGAAGAAAGGGGGAACGATACGCGCCGTTTTATGGTTTCAGGGAGAGAGCGACACTGTGAGAACAAGTGATGCTGAGGCTTATGGTGGGAACATGGAAAAATTCATAATCGATATCCGCTCTGATCTAAATATTCCGAATCTTCTCATTATACAG GTGGCAATTGCATCTGGAGAGGGACAATACATAGAGGAGGTTAGAAAGGCTCAGCTTCAACTCAGCTTACCAAATGTTAAGTGTGTTGATGCCAAGGGATTGAACCTTAAACCAGATAAACTCCACCTTACAACCACTTCTGAGGTTCAGCTTGGTGTCAAGTTAGCTAATGCCTTTCTTGCTTCATAA